The genomic interval GCCGACGCCCGCGTCGGACCAGTTGGTCACCATGCTGGTCTGTTCGGCGGCCATCGCCGCGAGCACGAACGGCGACAGCGGCTCGCCGGCGAGCACCGGCATCGGGCGCTGCCAGCTACGTTTGCGTCCGGCGTTCTCGTGCTCGGAGAAGCTCCGCGACCAGCCGTCGGACCCGTCGCTGCGCCACAGCGGCGCGGCCGGTCCGGTCGCGGGCGGCGCCAGTTCGATCGGCGGCGGCACGGGCGGGGAGTCGCGCTTCCAGATCCGGCCCGGCGGCTCCTGCGAGGGCTGCAGCAGCACCAGCGACGCCCGCGCCGCCGGGGCCCCGTCCTGCCGCACCACCGCGTCGGCCACGCGAATGCGCTTACCGTCCCGCACCGATGTGGTGGTCACCGACAGCGGGCGCATGCGGGCGGGCTTGAACAGATCCACGGTCAGCCGCACCGGCGCGAATCCGTCGGTGCTGTACTCCTTCTCCAGCGACCGGGCCAGCAGTCCGCACAGCGCCGGGCCCACGATCTGCTGTGCCGACCACTGACTGGCCGCCAGCGGCCGGGGCGTGAACAGTTCGCCCTCGGCATCGAAGTATCCGTACGTTTCGCTCACCGCGTCATCCTGCCCGTTCCGGTCGCCACGGCGACTGATCTTGCTGCCTCAGGCAGATATACACGCGTATGAAACCGGTTTCAATGGTGATCCGGGTCTCCGGGCCAGGTCCAGTCGGTGATCTCGGGCAGGTCGGCGCCCACGCGCTCGGCGTGCACGGTGTTGGCGTGCAGCAGGTGCAGCAGGTGCTCGCGCAGCCGCCCGAGCCGGTCGGCCAGCCGCGGCACCTGCTCCAGCACGGCCAGCGCCAGCTGGTAGCGGTCGATGCCGTTCATCGCGCACATCTGGAACGGCGTCGTGGTGGTGCCGTTGTCGTGGAACCCGTGCACGTGCAGTTGGTCGTGGCCGGGGCGGCGATAGGTGAGCTGGTGGATCAGCCAGGGGTAGCCGTGGAAGGCGAACACCACCGGCCTGGTCGTGGTGAACATCTCGGCGTACTGCCGATCGGGCATGCCGTGCGGGTGCCGGTCCGGCGGGAACAGCCGCGCCAGATCGACCACATTGACGAAACGAATCGCCAAGTCGGGCACCAGCTCTCGCAGCAGTGCGGCCGCGGCGAGGGCCTCCTGGGTCGGCACGTCACCGGCGCAGGCCAGTACGGCGTCCGGCTTGCCGGCGCCCTCGGTACTCGCCCAATTCCACACGCCCAGACCGCGGTTCACGTGCTCGGCGGCGCGCTCGTCCGAAAGATATTGCAATGCGGGTTGTTTGCCCGCCACCACCACGTTCACCCGGCCGCGTCCGCGCAGGCAGTGGTCGAACACGTGCAGCAGGCAGTTGGCGTCGGGCGGCAGGTATACCCGGCCCACCTCCGGGCGCTTGCTCAGCACATGGTCGATGAAGCCGGGATCCTGGTGCGAGGCGCCGTTGTGGTCCTGGCGCCACACATGCGAGGTCACCAGGTAGTTGAGACTGGGAATCGTTGTGCGCCAATGATATCGAGAGGCCTCGCGCAGCCATTTCGCATGCTGCACCACCATAGAGTCGACGATGTGGGCGAAGGCCTCGTAGGTGGAGAACACCCCGTGCCGCC from Nocardia wallacei carries:
- a CDS encoding acyl-CoA thioesterase domain-containing protein, whose translation is MSETYGYFDAEGELFTPRPLAASQWSAQQIVGPALCGLLARSLEKEYSTDGFAPVRLTVDLFKPARMRPLSVTTTSVRDGKRIRVADAVVRQDGAPAARASLVLLQPSQEPPGRIWKRDSPPVPPPIELAPPATGPAAPLWRSDGSDGWSRSFSEHENAGRKRSWQRPMPVLAGEPLSPFVLAAMAAEQTSMVTNWSDAGVGFINTDLTVALSRLPIGGEVGLEADNHLSEQGIAVGAATLFDRHGAFGTALITAVANARRQITAGHLDEVIAASGGAAVR